AGATTGTATATCCCGATTACCGAAAATTCAGATGACCTTTTTAAAGCTGAATCTAAATAAATGAAATATTAAGCGACTGCAATAAAAGATGGATTTATTGACAGTGAAAGAGGTGCTTGAATTACTCAAGCACCTCTCTTTTATTTTATAAACAATTATCTCTCTGTTTTTTGCGGAATTACTTTTGGACGATCTGTCTGATTCGATAGAATCCAGCCAGTGCGATACATCCAGTCTGTCATTTTATGCAGTTTGACAAAATCTATATTCTCCGACTCATCCATTGGAGTATGATATTGACTGTGCAAAACACTTGTAAAGAAAACTGCTGGAATATTTTTTCTAGCGTAAGGCAGATGGTCTGATCTAAAATAAAAGAACTCAGGATGCTCCGGTCTGTCCCAAAGTTTATCAAGTTCGAATTTTGGCCCTTCATCATTGGCTTTTTTAGCTACAGCCACAAGATCAGGAGAATTTTGATGCGGGTCGCTGGATCCTAAAAGTGCTGCTTGATTGATATCATTTCTTCCAATCATATCACCATTTAAAACCGCAATGATATCTTTTTCAGGTACTGTTGGGTGCGATGCATACCAACTAGAACCTAGTAATCCGCGTTCTTCTGAGCCATGAAACACAAACAAAGCGGATCTTTTTGCGGGCTGTTTCTTGTAGGCTCTCGCAATAGCGAGCATAGCCACACAAGTACTTGCATTATCATCTGCTCCGTTGTAGATAGAATCTTGTCCGTATTTCTGCCTTACGCCATCGTGATCTTGATGGCCGCTGAAAAGAACATATTCGTTCTTTAATTTAGCATCTGTTCCTTCAATTTTTCCAACAACGTTTACAGATGGATATTTATAGGTTTCTGAAATTACTTCGGCAGATAAAAGTTCTTTTGTGTTTTTAAGAAAATCTAATTGATTATTATGAACCCAAAAAGCAGGCATTCTAGGAGGAACAGGCATTTTATCGCGGTAACCTTCAATACCATAAACACCTCGTTTCATTTGAGGTTCTACTTCAGACCAGCTTTTTTCGCCCAATTCATCTGCAACGATAATAAGGGCTGCCGCGCCTTTATAAGCTAAATCTTCGTAATATTTCTGCTTGACAAAACCAGGATAACGTCTTTCAAAAAGAGAAATATTATCTGCAATTCCCTCTTTAGAAGCCAATATTACAACTGCTTTTCCTTTTACATCTGCTTTTCTGATTTCTTCAGCAGAAGCGTTAGCTAAAAACAATATTGGAGCTTCCACTTTTTTAGTAGTCGTTTCAGCAACTAGCACTTCACTCCATAATTTAAATTCTTTTTGACCGATTTTAAATTTGGTGTTGTTGGTAACCTGATGTCGGTATAAATCAAAAAATTGAAAAAAAGTACCATCATCACCAGCAGGTGACATTCCGGCTTCTTTTGCCTTCTCTGCCAACCACATAGAGACTTTTAATTCGTCCAAAGTACCTGCTTCGCGTCCATTAAAATGGTCGCCAGCCATTTGGTACATATCTGTTTTAAGATCCTTTAAAGTTATAGCACTAACCAAAGGTTTTTTGACTGTCTGCGAAAAAATCACATTACAGCTTAAGCTGAATAATAAAAACAACTTTTTTTTCATAATTAAAAATCAAATTAAAGATTGAATAATTTTCTGATAAAAAAAGAAGAGCCTGAAAAAAGGACAAATCTATATTTTTTATAAATATACTTCAAAAAAGATTGAAAATTTAATTGTATTCTGCTCAATTTTCAATTAAAACAAGACTTAACCTACAATATGTTAAACACCACTACAAGCACCTTTTGAATCTTATGCAAAAGAGGCTTACTTATTTTTACAATAATTTATTATTTTAATCATAAAATGGTAAAATAACATTTTTCGAGGCTTGTTATCGATAAATAATCTTCAATTCAAAAAAAATAAATAATATTGCTGAATTGATTGTTACCAAAAACATGGCTCAAAATTTCAATATTGACGAAAAAAAACTTCTTCTTGAATTATCTCAAGGAAGCGAGCTTGCGTTTACAAATGTGTACAATCAATATAAAAATAATGTCTATTCGACTGCTTTACGAATTACGAAATCTAAAATTCAAGCAGAAGAAGCTGTTCAAGACATCTTTTTGAAGATCTGGCAAAATCGCGAAAACTTGGTTGAAGTAACCCATTTTGAGAATTATCTTTATATAATCTCTCGTAATCATTTATTCAATTCAATTAAAAAAATCGCTCGCGAAACAAGTCAAATTTCTCCATTCGATCAAAAAGAAACAGGTATTATTGATACTGACAGCAATATTAAAGACGAACAATACAATACAATTTTAAACCAGATTGTAGAGCAGTTACCTCCTCAGCAGCAAAAAGTCTATCAAATGGCAAAAAGGGATGGCCTTAGTCATCAAAAAATTGGCGAAGATTTAGGCATCTCAACAGAGACGGTAAAAAAACATATGGCTCAGGCTTTAAAATTTATACGTCTTAAAATTTCTCCATACATGAATATGTTCATGTCATTACTGCTATTTTTAAAGTTTTAGCCTAAAGGTTTTTCTTTCAAAAAGATTCAAAACTACATTTTTTTACATTTTTTTTACATTTTTTTCACTTTCGACTACTCCCTCCCCTTTTTTTAATGGTCTTTATATAAAAAGGGACATTTTTAAACGTGTCCTATCCCTAAAATTAGAAGGGCTGAAAAAAAAAAAAAAACTCCAAACTATCATTTACAAACAAGTACTAATTTAATTAACGAGACAAATGCAGCAAAAAAAGTTCGAAGAGTTATTTGAAGGCTATCTGCAAAATAATCTATCTGATGCAGAACAGCAGCAAATGATGAAGATAATGCAGCAGGGCGTGCATGATGATTTTCTGAAGGAAAAAATTCATGAGATGCTGAAAAGTGATTATGTTACAGATGTGATGGATAAAAAACAGAGTGATGATATTCTGAAGTACATTTTATCTAAACCACAGAATGAACCTAAGGTAGTGGATTTAAATCCGAAGAGAAAAACAAGAGTGGTTTTACAATCGCTTTTCGCAGCGGCAAGTATCGCTTTATTAATTGTTTTGGGAAATTCGTTGTTCTTTAAACAAAAAACGACAATTCCAACTATTATACCTGAAGCACCTGCTGTTGTAGCCCAAAATACTTTAATTGACTTTAGCGGGAAACAATTGGTACACCTTCCAGATGGTAGTACAGTTCTTTTAAATGATAACAGTACACTGAAATACGATAAAGATTCTTTTGATTCTAAAACTCGTGAAGTTACATTGACTGGAGAAGCTTTTTTTGATATTAAACACAATACAGAAAAACCTTTTATTGTACATACTGGTAAAATTCAGACTAAAGTATTAGGAACTGCTTTTAATATTAATGCTCAAAATTCTTCAGAAAATATAGAGGTTACAGTTGCACGCGGTAAAGTTCAAGTTGGCGATGTAGAAAAAGTATATGGTGTAATTACTCCAAATCAACAGATTAAAGTAAATAAAAGCACTTTAAACTTCGAACAAAACAATATCAGTTCGGCTATTGTAACTGAATGGAAAAGCAATTATCTGATTCTTGATGATCTTAATATGTCCGAAGCTGTTTCTCTAATAGCTCAAAAATATAAAGTACAGATTTTTATCTCGAACGAAAAAATTAAGAATTGCAGAATAACAGCGAGTTTCTTAAACGAAGAAGATTTAGATCATGTACTAAAAGTAATTAGCAGTGTTATCGAAACCGAATATCGTTACAATAAAGCCGGTAACGTTATTTTAGACGGAAAAGGCTGTGAGAAAGAATAAAGAATAAAGAGTAAAGAATAAAGAATAAAGAGTAAAGAAGCTGACTAACCTCCTACTTAGAAAGCTTGGAAAATAAATATTAACCTTAAAACAAAGACCAATTAACCAAAACTAAATTAAAAAAGCCATCCAGCTCCTACACCAGATGGCCGAGATTTTTAACAATTAATCCAGTAACCATTAAAAAACAAGCAAATTTATGAAATTACGCTGTAAAACAACCATGTTTGACAGTGAAAAGAATTCGTCTTTTTTTCACTTGTCAAAAAAAACCATTATGATTATGCGAATCAGTTTATTCCACATTTTCTTGCTGACCTGCGGCACTCATATGATCTTCGCAACCGAAATGAGCGGTCAGAATTTAGAGTCTATATCTGTTGACATTGAACTGCATAATCAGGATATTAAAACGCTTTTTAAAACGATAGAAAACAGAACGGGATTACTGTTCGCCTATCAGCCACAGATTATTAAAGATTTTCCAAAAGTGACTACTCAGCGTGGTCGTCGAACTGTTAGTGATATTTTAAACACTGTATTTCAAGGCACAAATTTGGTCTATAAACAAGTGGACAAAAATGTTGTAATTTATAAAAAAGAAGTTCCTAAAACAGTTGTATCAAAAACAGAAAATGACAGTGAAGCAAATTATATGCTTAATGGTAAAGTTTTAGATGAAAACGGCCAGCCTTTGCCTGGAGTATCTGTTGCTGTTGTTGGCGGTAATAAACAAGGCGTTTCAGACTTTGATGGTCAGTTTTATATTGAATTGCCGTCTGGAAAACATATCTTAAAAGTATCTTATTTAGGTTATAAATCGCAAGAAATTACAGTCGAAAACCAAACTTCGATTACTATCAAAATGCAGCCCGATTTAGCTAAACTGGATGAAGTTGTAATTATTGGATATGGAACAACAACTAAAAGAACTTCAACAGGATCAGTTGTTAAAATTACTTCTGAAGATATTGAAAAACAACCTATAACCAATATTCTGCAAAGTTTACAAGGAAGAACTCCTGGAGTTTTTGTTACACAGACTTCTGGTTATGCAGGAAGTAATATTAATATTAGCATTCGTGGTACAAATTCTATAGCAGGAGACAATTTACCTCTTTATGTAATTGATGGGGTTCCTTACATCTCTGATGATATAAAGGAACAAGTTCAATCGGATCGTGTTATTAGAGGAGCACAAAAAGCCACAAGTCCGCTGAATGTAATCAATCCAAATGATATTCAGAGTATCGAAATCCTTAAAGATGCTGATGCTACAGCGATATACGGATCCAGAGGTGCAAACGGAGTTGTACTTATTACAACTAAAAAAGGAGAATCTGGAAAAACTGTATTTACTTTAAATGCAAACTCAGGAATTTCTGAGGTTGCGCATATGGTAAAAACCTTAGATACGCCTACTTACCTAAATATGCTTCGTACAGCTTTGACCAATGCCAATGCGACCCCAAGTGCCTTTAGTACCGGAATTGCATTAACAGCTTTTGATCAAAATGCTTATACAAACTGGCAGAAAAAATTAATTGGCGGTTCTGCTAATTTTAATGATTATTCAGGAAGCTTAAAAGGTGGAAATGAAAACACTAATTTCTTATTAAGCAGTGCTTACCATAAAGAAACAACAGTTTTACCAGGAGATTTTGGATACAATAAATTCTCTACCAATTTTAATATCAATCATTATACTTTCAACAAAAAACTAAAGATAGGAGCTTCAGTTATTTTTGCTGCAGATAAAAATGTATTGCCTTATTATGATATAACGAATTATGCGGTACTTACTGCGCCAAATCATACCATTTACAATGCAGACGGAACTTATTACTGGTCACCGACTTATTTTAGTGATGTAAATCCGCTTGCTGCTTTAGACCGAAGAGTTGAGGATAAAGGAAACAATTTAATTACGAGTTTCAGTATTCAGTACGAAATTGCTAAAGGATTATCTTTTAAAACAGATTTAGGATACGGAAGAGCACAAATGATCTCAAAGCAAATCCTTCCAGCTTCTGGAATGAATAATGTGTATTATACGACAAATAATATTTCACTTAATACTTCAAGATCCTATACCGTTTCGAATAACAATACAAACAATTTTACCATCGATCCTCAATTAAATTACAATACTACGTTGTTTAAAGGAAACTTTACAGCGCTGGTTGGAGGTTCTTGGCAGAATAGAAAATCAGAAATGCCATCATATGTAAGTACATCTGGCTACAGTTCTGATAATCTTATTGGTATTACTGGTACTGCTGCAACTGTTACTTCATACAACGGAACATCTGAATATAAATACGCTTCTATTTTCAGTAGAATTAACTACAATTTCTTAAATAAATATATCCTGAATGTCAACTTCAGAAGAGACGGTTCTTCACGTTTTGGAGCAAATAACCGTTATGGAAACTTTGGTTCTGTGGGTGCTGCTTGGGTTTTCACAGAAGAAAAATTCTTAAGAGACAAATCATGGCTGAGTTTTGGTAAACTTCGTTCCAGCTATGGTGAAATTGGAAGTGATGCCATTGGAGATTACGGCTATGCAAATACCTATTCAACAGGAACATACGGAAATGGAAATGCTGCCATGACAGCAACAAGAATTGCAAATCCAAATTATCAATGGGAAGTAACTAAAAAGTTTGAAGCAGCTTTAGATTTAGGTTTCCTTGATGATCGAATTTCATTTAGTGCGGCCTTCTACAGAAATCGTTCCGGAAATCAATTAGTAAGTGCAACACTTAGTCCACAAGCTGGTTTTACAAGTTATCAAGCAAATTTAGCGGCAGAAGTAGAAAATAAAGGAATCGAATTTACTTTAAGTACTACTAACATCCGTAATAAAAACTTAAACTGGAGTACTTCGTTTAATATTTCTAAAAACTCTAACAAATTATTATCATTCCCTGGAATAGAAACGTCAAGTTATTACACTACTTATGTAGTTGGAAATCCTTTAAGCAGTAGATATTTATACAATTTTACAGGTGTAAATGCAAACGGAATTGCACAATTTGAAGATGCTAACGGAGACGGAAAAATCTCTTCAGGATTTGCTCAGACAGGAACTGGAGATAGAAAATACTATGGACCGTCTTATCCTAAATATTATGGTGGTATTTCAAACTCTATCAGTTATAAAAAATTCTCACTTGATTTCTTGTTCCAATTTGTAAAACAAGAAGGAAGAAGCCTCTTATCGTCTATCGCAGTACAGCCAGGATATCCTTACGGACTTGCTAATTATCAAGTTGATGAATACAATGATTACTTAGCGCAAGGCAATGTTTTAAGCTCTAATTACCAGGCTAGTTTCTTTAACTATGCAGGATCTACAGCTACAATTGTTGATGCTTCGTACATCAAACTTAAAAATGTAAGCGCATCTTATAACATTCCATTAGATCAAAACACGCAAAAATTCATCCAAAATATTCGTGTTTCATTACAAGGGCAAAACCTTGTAACCTTCACAAAATATAAAGGGTTTGATCCGGAAACTCAAGGTTTAAATTTACCTCCGTTACGTACCATTACTTTAGGAACACAGTTTACATTTTAAATCTAAAAGACATGAAAAATAATTCTATAAAATACTCTTATATATTTTCGTTTTTTCTTTTAATGGGATTAACGAGTTGCGATGAAATGCTTGACGTTGATCTGCCAAGCAATGAATTGTCTTCGGCTACAATATACGCTTCTGATCCTACTGCAGAAGCTGCTGTAAATGGAATTTACAATAGTATTAATGTTAGTACCTATTATAGTTCACTGCATTATGTTTTGGGACAAACTTCTGATGAGCTTATACCAAAAACGCAGCTGGTAAATGTTTATACTTCTAATGAAATGATTGACACTGATGGAACGACAAGCTCTATGTGGACTGAATTCTACAAAACGGTTTATAATGCCAACAATGTTATTGAAGGGATATCAGCAAGTAAAACATTAAGTGCTGCAAAAAGTAAAAACTGGATTGGCGAAGCTAAATTTTTAAGAGCTTACTGCTATTTTTACATGACCAATATTTGGGGTGAAGTCCCTTTGGTTTTAACCACAAATGTTGATAAATCCGCTTTGGCTCCAAAAAACACCCAAGCAGAAATTTACAATCAGATTGTTTTGGATTTGACAGATGCTGTGGCTGATCTTCCTGTAAATTATACATCTTATAATTCATTGCGAATTAGAGCTACAAAATGGGCCGCTGAAGCTTTATTGGCCAGAGTAAACCTTTACTTAGGAAAATGGTCTGAAGCCTCAACTTATGCAAGTGATGTAATCAGCCAAACGGGAACCTATAAAATGGTAACGGGGTTAACTGCAACAAATAGTCCTTTTATTGCTGACAATACCGAAGCAATATGGCAGATTCCTTATTTTAATACTACTTATACCTATGAAGGTGCTGCTTTGTTCTCTACAGCAGGAACTTATATGCTTAGAAAAGGAAACACAATGTTTGAAACTGATGACGCCAGAAAAACTAACTGGACAATTAGCGTAATAGCAAGTGACGGAACAACATTTTTAGCGCCTAGAAAATATAAAAATGCTTATGTTGCTTCTCCAGTAGAACGTTCAACGGCACTTCGTTTAGCTGAACTTTATTTAATTAGAGCCGAAGCTAGAGTAAAACTAAACCAAATTACTGGCGCTCAGGAAGACATTAATGTAATCCGTAACAGAGCTTTATTACCTTCTACTACATTAACAGATCCTACTCAATTGTCAGCCTTAATTGCTGCAGAAAGAGAACGCGAACTGTTTGCAGAATTTGGCCACAGATGGTTTGATCTTAAAAGAACTGGAACTATAGATCAAGTTCTTGGAGCAACTGCTGGAAAAATCTGGTCTTCTACAGACAGTCTTTTCCCAATACCAGAATCTGCAATTCGCTCAAATCCCTTTTTAACCCAAAATTCAGGATACTAAACATTAAAAGTAACGCAGGAATGAAATTGTAAAAACTCATTCCTGCGATTTTAAAAATCACTATGGAAACAACAACAATTGTAAGAGTTGAGGACTTGTCGCATCAATATAGTAAGGATTGGGCAATACAAAATATAAATTTCGAGATTAAAACAAACAGAATTTTAGGCCTTTTAGGATCGAACGGTGCCGGAAAATCTACTACAATGAATATTCTTTGCGGTGTTCTAAACCAAACCAGCGGTAATATTTTTATTGATGGAATTAACCTGAAAGAAAATCCTGTTGAAGCTAAAAAATTAATTGGTTTTTTACCGCAGACACCGCCTTTACATTTAGATTTAACAGTAGATGAATATTTGATTCATTGTGCAGAGCTGCGTCATGTAAAAAAAGAAGATTTAAAAAGTGCTTTAGAAAAAGCCAAAGAACAATGCGGTATTTCACATTTCAGCAATCGCTTAATCCGAAATCTATCTGGAGGATACCGTCAGCGAGTGGGTATTGCACAGGCTATTATTCATGAACCTAAATTAGTCGTTTTAGATGAACCAACAAACGGACTTGATCCTAACCAGATTTTAGAAGTTAGAAAATTAATTAAAAAAATCTCCAAAGACAAAGCCGTAATATTCTCTTCGCATATTCTATCTGAAGTTCAGGCAACCTGCCAGGATATCAGAATGATCGAGAACGGACACATGGTGTTTTCAGATACTTTGGATGCTTTTAATAATTATATCGAAGCAGATAAATTAACGGCTAGTTTTGAAAATCCGCCAAAAATTGAATCTTTAACAGCGATTTCAGAAGTTACTAATGCTGTATATCTTACTCCAAAAAAAGTACAAATTACTTTCGAAGGCACGCAGGAAGTTGCTGAAAAAATCGTTTCCCTAAGCGTTCATAACGATTGGAAATTACGTGAAATTCAATTCGAAAAAGTCTCTTTAGATGAGATTTTTGCACAATTATCTAAAAAAGCCCCTTCTAAAAACGCTACACTTTCTTAAAAACAAAACAAATGAAAACAATATATAGAATTGCTAAAACAGAGCTCAACACTATGTTTTACTCACCTGTTGCGTGGGTTGTTTTAGTGATATTTTCAATCCAGTCAAGCTGGAAATTTTTCAATACTATCGAACGTTTTGAAAAAGCACAAAAAATCGGTCAGAGCATGGACAATTTATCACAGATTGTTTTTTCAGGCTTTAGCGGGTTATATACCGAAATGCAGAATTACCTATACCTGTATGTTCCTCTTTTGACCATGGGATTGGTAAGCCGTGAAATCAACAGCGGTTCTATAAAGCTTTTGCTTTCTTCTCCCATTAAAATTAAAGAAATTGTATTAGGAAAATATTTAGCTATTGCTGCTTACTGTCTTTTATTCATTGCGATTTTGGGACTACAGGTTGCAATTGCTTATTTTTCTATTGAGAATCTCGACCTTAAATTTGCCATTTCTGGTTTAATTGGTTTGTACCTGTTGGTTTGCACTTATGCGGCAATAGGACTTTTTATGTCTTGCCTGACTTCTTATCAAGTTGTGGCTGCTATAAGTACACTTGTCGTTTTAGCAGGTTTAAATTTTATTGGAAAACTTTGGCAGGATGTCGAAATCGTAAAAGACATTACCTATTTCCTTTCAATCGCCGGGCGTGCCAATGAAATGCTGGAAGGATTGATTATCAGTAAAGATGTATTTTATTTTGTTTTAGTAAGCAGTCTTTTTATTGTATTAAGTATTTACAAATTACAAACAGGAAGAGATGCGCAGACCATTTCAAAAAGACTTTTAAAATATACTCTTTTAATCACTATTGTTTTATCGCTTGGCTATATCACATCAAGAGCACCTCTTACGCTTTATACAGATATGACAAGAAATAAAGACAATACACTAACAAAGAGCAGTTTAGATGTTATTGATAAGATAGAAGGACCTGTTAAGATAACGACCTATGTTAACTTGCTAGATATTAATTATTACATGGCAATGCCATACTCTCAAAATTCTGATATTGCGAGTTTTGCAAAATATACCCGTTTTTTGCCCCAAATAGAAATGGAATATGTTTATTATTACGACACTTCAACAAATGAAGCTTTGTATGCTCAAAATCCAGGATTAAACGACAAACAGCTTGCCGAAAAAATGGTCGAGTCGCAGAGTATGAAACTTAAAAAATTATATTCTCCAACAGAAATCAAAAAAATTATCGATTTAGGACCTGAACAAAATAGAGTGGTCAGAACAGTAGAATATAACGGAAAAAAGACCTTCCTAAGAATGTTTGATGACTTATTTAAAGTACCATTTGAAAAAGAAATATCCGCTTCATTAAAGCGTTTAGTTTCTAATCCTGTAAAAATTGTATTTGCAACTGGAAATATGGAACGCAGTATTGAAAAAAATGGAGATAAAAATTATAAAACTGGATTTAACGAAATAACATTTAGAAACTCGTTAATCAATCAAGGATTTGACGTTGTTTCTGTTGATATTAATGCGCAGAATATTCCTTCTGAAACTACTATTTTAATCATTGCGGATCCTAAAACACAATTAAGTCAAGGTGCTGTCGACCGTATTACTAAATATATTGATGAAGGCAAAAACTTAATGCTTTTGGCAGAACCTGAGACCAACTCAGCTTTAGCAGCGATTACAGATAAACTAGGAATCGCATTTACAAAAAAGACTTTAGTACAGGAAAGTGAAACAAATTCGCCTGATTTCTTAGTAACCGAGCTTCAAAAAAATGTTGATTCTACTGTAATCAAATTAAGTAAAATCAATAATCCAATTCCGTTTTTAGGGAGCAGTGGTATTACAACTACAAAAGATGCCGGATTTAAAGTTACGCCACTTTTAAAAACCAATAAGCAGCCAGCATGGGAATCTCAGGCAGGAATTACTTCAATTTCAGAAGATTTAAAGAAACAGCCTTCTTCAAAAGAAATTCCTCTTGTAACTGCTTTAACGAGAAACATCAATGGTAAAACACAAAAAATAATTGTTGCTGGAGATGCCGATTTTATGGGCAATGCCGAATTAAGCCGTGGTGGATCTGGAACTTTTCAATTTGTAACCGATATTTTCAGCTGGTTTAGTAATTATCAATTCCCAATTGATACTACTCGTCCTCAAAAAACCGACAAAAAAATCACGATTACTTCAAATCAAGTTTTCATTGACAAAATTTTGTTTATCGGAATCTTTCCATTATTGATCATATTAGGCGGTGCTTTTATACTTATAAGAAGAAATAGAAGATAAAATTCAAAAAAATGAATACTAAAAAAAATATCATCATTGCGATTATCGCCTTGTCTTTTCAAGGCGCATTTTCGCAGTTTAAAACCACGATTCCGCTGGACAAAAACGTTACGACTGGAAAATTAAAAAACGGTCTAACCTATTATATCCTGCATAACGAAGAACCAAAAGACAGAGCGAGTTTTTATTTTGTCCAAAATGTTGGTGCCATTTTAGAAGATGACAATCAAAACGGATTGGCGCATTTTCTAGAGCACATGGCGTTTAACGGAACGGAACATTTTAAAGGAAAAGGCATTATTAAAATGCTGGAAAAAAATGGTGTAAGTTTTGGTAAAGACATCAACGCGTATACCGCTCAGGACGAAACGGTTTACAACATCAGTACGGTTCCTGTTTCCAATGAAAAACTAATTGATTCTACTCTTTGGGTCTTACACGACTGGTCAGGTTCTCTTTCATTAACCAATGAAGAAATTGATGCTGAAAGAGGTGTCATCAGAGAAGAATGGAGAACTCGCCGTACAAGCGGTTTCCGTTTAAAAATGCAGACGGACCAGGTTTTGTACAAAGGTTCAAAATACAGTAAAAGAGATGTTATTGGTGATTTAAATATCATTAATAACTTCAAATATCCTGAATTGAGAAACTATTATAAAAAATGGTACAGACCCGATTTACAAGCTGTAATTATTGTGGGAGACATTGATGTAAAAGCAATGGAACAAAAGGTAAAAACTATTTTTTCTGGAATTCCTTTAGCTAAAAAAGCCACCGCAAGAACCTATACAGAAATTCCAAAACATGACGAATTGTACTTTGGAACAGCATCTGATAAAGAAGCTTCTTCAACTGCGATTACGTTACAATATGTTTTGGATGAACCTTTGGTAAAAGATAGTATTTTGAGCCGTAAAAACGTGATGAATTCTTTTTACACCAGTATTCTAAACAACCGTTTTAAAGAATTAATCTTAAAAAACCAAAGTGCCGCTTTAGGTTTAAAAACATATTTTGAACCTATTTCAAGATTAAATACATCTTTTAATATTTCGGCTTCGGCCAAAAAAGGAAAAACATTAGAAGCTTTTGAAGATGCATACACAGAAGCTGAGCGTTTAAAACGTTTCGGAATTGCACAGGCGGAACTGGATAGAACTAAAAAACTTTTCATAAGTTCTTATGATGATTTTATCAGTAATAAAGACAAAGTGGACAATGACAGCTGGGCTGATAAACTGACTAATTATTTCCTCAAAGCAAAACCATTCCTTTCTGCTGAAGATGATTATAAATTAATTGTTGGTATTATTAAAAGTCTTTCTTTAGAAGAAATAAATACTTACATCAAAACCATTCAGAAACCAACTAATCAAGTCATTTTAGTAACTGGTTCTGATGAGGATAAAGTAAATTTTCCAACGAAAGAAGCTGTGGTTCAAGTAATGAAAAAAGTCGAAAACAAGACTTTAGAACCTTACACGAAAAAAGAGAATAACGAACCTTTAATTGCAAAAGAATTAAAACCAGCCTCAATTAAAAAAACATTTGAAGTGCCGGGAATTACAGCGGCAAAAGGGTACACTTTAGAAAATGGCGCTAACGTAATTGTGCTTCCAACAACTTATTCACAAGATCAAGTGGTGCTTACAGCATTTTCTAAAGGCGGTAAATCTTTAATTAAAACAGAAGATTTAGCTTCTGCCGAGATCGCCACAACGATCGCAAGATCATCTGGTTTAGGCAATTTTGATAATATTGCTTTAAAAGAA
This portion of the Flavobacterium panacagri genome encodes:
- a CDS encoding M16 family metallopeptidase, whose protein sequence is MNTKKNIIIAIIALSFQGAFSQFKTTIPLDKNVTTGKLKNGLTYYILHNEEPKDRASFYFVQNVGAILEDDNQNGLAHFLEHMAFNGTEHFKGKGIIKMLEKNGVSFGKDINAYTAQDETVYNISTVPVSNEKLIDSTLWVLHDWSGSLSLTNEEIDAERGVIREEWRTRRTSGFRLKMQTDQVLYKGSKYSKRDVIGDLNIINNFKYPELRNYYKKWYRPDLQAVIIVGDIDVKAMEQKVKTIFSGIPLAKKATARTYTEIPKHDELYFGTASDKEASSTAITLQYVLDEPLVKDSILSRKNVMNSFYTSILNNRFKELILKNQSAALGLKTYFEPISRLNTSFNISASAKKGKTLEAFEDAYTEAERLKRFGIAQAELDRTKKLFISSYDDFISNKDKVDNDSWADKLTNYFLKAKPFLSAEDDYKLIVGIIKSLSLEEINTYIKTIQKPTNQVILVTGSDEDKVNFPTKEAVVQVMKKVENKTLEPYTKKENNEPLIAKELKPASIKKTFEVPGITAAKGYTLENGANVIVLPTTYSQDQVVLTAFSKGGKSLIKTEDLASAEIATTIARSSGLGNFDNIALKEKLTGKVAQSAPFIGENTQGFQGSSNKADFESMLQLLYLSFESPRFDSNIFNILKEQYKNRLENIKKDNGNTFKDSVALANSNHNPRTFIFDEKFLQNIDLKKAESIYRDRIKNASDFTFVFVGNIPDGALEMIQKYIGNLKSNPAVKETFADHNIGPKKGKTVVHFKRPMEVAKSTVYLNLTGKTEYTKENAMTMYIIGELLSKRFLQTIREEEGGSYGVNVGGNLELIPKPSFSLALTFDCNPDKQEKLMQIVWKEINDLKSNPVNANDLEDIKKALLKNREESLKTNTFWATTLYNYSLNQIPFSTDEEYKNLISKINQKTIQQFSKHVLDSSSSVEVIMNPESQSGK